In Lodderomyces elongisporus chromosome 1, complete sequence, a genomic segment contains:
- the YPK2 gene encoding Serine/threonine-protein kinase, translated as MFKFKNKLKFGTSSEKHNHNNNGQDTNGSPSSSNTTNTTSPTSSTNPTSQTTVSTQNATQSIKDENETGSRPTISVNTLTNDVSRLSVNDNNTKSPHTPQDAKHNIFSQPAQTESNVPSNLSQYNESPSSSQATSLGQNSASTSNLDRESYNNYNSNGNGNGNGNGNGNGNGNGNGNGSATNGHSHGLAQAQAQAQAQQSGTTNSSSPGLLTVKIYGSQNIQLPISINNNKQILHALAINSNNEVVGQQLLKNMGLLEKDNEFGDFLPGSIATNFLPSIISIPNAENLVKSLLYLTIEFDNNVLVIEPQKGTVSQSTWNQVVSFDVTNKSNQTKNNPTGSQFLNLNLFIRLPNMLIPDGEKEKNKHLFTNFQEQQQQQQQQQQHRSPSSRVPNSPASQSSSASSNHQNIGDLLVGTIKLPLNPRSHTQQVRLIHHEYLKFSNYNANLQDLASKDMGEIMLTIEFKPLTKKHLSIEDFDLLKVIGKGSFGKVMQVVKKDTRQIYALKTLRKQHIVSRMEVTHTLAERTVLARISNPFIVPLKFSFQSPEKLYLVLSFINGGELFWHLQREGKFTMDRSRFYIAELLTALESLHELNVIYRDLKPENILLDYQGHIALCDFGLCKLNMSNDDKTNTFCGTPEYLAPELLINQGYTRSVDWWTLGTLLYEMLTGLPPFYDSDVPTMYKKILQNPLRFPQFLEGTDAQDLLIKLLQKDPSKRLNDAQEIKNHPFFKDIDWNKLLNKSYLPPFKPNVENLLDTSNFDQDFTNEKPQDSVVDDFLTESVQKQFGGWTYNGDNIL; from the coding sequence ATGTTCAAGTTTAAGAATAAACTCAAGTTTGGAACATCGAGTGAGAAACATAATCATAACAATAATGGACAAGATACAAACGGATCTCCCTCTCTGTCAAATACGACCAATACAACAAGCCCAACAAGTTCAACAAATCCAACTTCTCAAACAACAGTATCAACGCAAAATGCTACTCAACTGATAAAGGATGAAAACGAGACCGGATCTCGACCAACAATTTCGGTCAACACATTAACAAACGATGTTTCGAGATTATCCGTAAACGATAATAACACCAAGAGCCCACACACTCCTCAGGATGCCAAGCATAATATCTTTCTGCAACCAGCACAAACTGAGTCGAATGTGCCATCGAATTTGTCTCAATATAATGAGTCCCCATCGTCTTCTCAGGCAACATCATTAGGCCAAAATTCAGCATCTACTAGCAACTTGGACAGGGAACTGTACAATAACTATAATAGTAATGGTAACGGAAACGGAAACGGAAACGGAAACGGAAACGGAAATGGAAACGGAAACGGAAACGGAAGTGCCACTAATGGACATAGTCATGGTCTTGCTCAAGCTCAAGCTCAAGCTCAAGCACAACAACTGGGTACAACCAATTCCTCGTCTCCGGGATTGCTCACTGTCAAAATATACGGTTCACAAAATATACAACTTCCGATTTCtattaacaataataaacaaattctACACGCTTTGGCGATAAACTCAAATAACGAGGTTGTGGGAcaacaattgttgaaaaacaTGGGTTTATTGGAGAAAGACAATGAGTTTGGCGATTTCCTTCCTGGCTCCATCGCCACAAATTTCTTACCCTCGATTATTTCGATTCCCAATGCAGAGAATTTGGTGAAATCGTTGCTTTACTTGACTATTGAATTTGATAACAATGTATTGGTCATCGAGCCACAAAAGGGTACCGTTAGTCAATCCACTTGGAACCAAGTCGTATCCTTTGATGTCACAAATAAACTGAACCAAACGAAAAATAATCCAACTGGTTCACAGTTCCTCAACTTGAACTTATTTATTAGACTTCCAAACATGTTGATCCCGGATggagaaaaggagaaaaacaAGCATTTGTTTACAAATtttcaagaacaacaacaacaacaacagcagcagcagcagcacaGGCTGCCTCTGTCTAGGGTACCCAACTCGCCTGCGTCACAGTCTTCTTCAGCTTCATCGAATCATCAGAATATTGGAGACTTGTTGGTTGGAACCATTAAGCTCCCATTGAACCCAAGATCACACACTCAACAGGTTAGGCTAATACATCATGAATACCTCAAATTTTCCAACTACAATGCAAACTTGCAGGACTTGGCCTCTAAAGATATGGGTGAAATCATGCTCACTATTGAGTTTAAACCATTAACGAAAAAGCACCTTTCCATTGAAGATTTTGATTTGCTAAAAGTTATCGGCAAAGGCTCTTTTGGTAAAGTTATGCAGGTGGTCAAGAAAGACACAAGACAGATTTACGctttgaaaacattgagAAAGCAACATATTGTTTCAAGGATGGAGGTGACACATACCTTGGCTGAAAGAACAGTGTTGGCGAGGATATCCAACCCCTTCATTGTTCCCTTGAAGTTTTCATTCCAGTCACCTGAAAAACTATACTTGGTTTTGTCGTTTATAAATGGTGGAGAGTTGTTTTGGCACTTACAAAGAGAAGGCAAATTCACCATGGATAGATCTCGTTTTTACATTGCCGAGCTCCTTACGGCGTTGGAAAGTTTGCATGAACTCAATGTCATTTATCGTGATTTGAAACCCGAGAATATCTTGCTTGATTACCAAGGACATATTGCACTTTGTGATTTTGGATTATGTAAACTCAATATGAGCAATGATGATAAAACCAATACATTTTGTGGTACGCCAGAGTATCTTGCTCCTGAACTCTTGATCAACCAGGGGTATACTAGAAGCGTTGATTGGTGGACTTTAGGGACTTTACTATACGAGATGCTCACTGGCCTTCCACCATTTTATGACTCTGATGTACCAACGATGTATAAGAAAATCCTTCAGAATCCACTTCGGTTTCCACAGTTTTTAGAAGGTACTGATGCACAAGACTTGTTGATTAagcttttgcaaaaagaCCCATCAAAGAGACTTAATGACGCGCAGGAAATTAAGAATCATCCATTTTTCAAGGATATTGATTGGaacaaattgttgaataaGAGTTACCTCCCACCATTTAAACCAAATGTGGAGAACTTGCTTGACACTTCTAATTTTGACCAGGACTTTACCAATGAAAAGCCACAAGATAGCGTTGTAGATGACTTTTTGACGGAGAGCGTCCAAAAGCAGTTTGGGGGTTGGACCTACAATGGAGACAACATTCTTTAG
- the CAF16 gene encoding CCR4-NOT regulatory complex component (BUSCO:EOG09263X4B) translates to MDDHHNDKSLAIEVNDLTYEFPKSNIGNLNTNKDSSTGIGSKAKIGLQNVTLSIPWGTTNLIVGPNGAGKSTLLKILAGKTLIRKGQLRLGGFDPFEFSSSARSVTQHNSDINSYITYLGTEWITNSVIKRDIPVNLLLSSIGGEENQERRNLLVDLLDIDPGWSMINLSDGERRRVQIAMGLIKPWKLLLLDEVTIDLDVVVRSKLLNYLKQECVNRNCCVVYATHIFDGLGNEWCDRILHIDAGIIINDVKMKDVEFGDVKTDTGGDVDVSGGDKSIKVNKSNTLHPLALYWLNMDLKRRGTREEEKLRMAQRHLDWINSRDGGYYDASDDKLKQYFKSTRSER, encoded by the coding sequence ATGGATGATCATCATAATGACAAATCGCTAGCAATTGAAGTCAATGATTTGACTTATGAGTTTCCGAAAAGCAACATCGGTAACTTAAATACCAACAAAGACAGTAGCACCGGAATCGGTTCTAAAGCCAAAATTGGGTTACAAAACGTTACACTCAGTATTCCTTGGGGCACAACAAACTTGATAGTCGGTCCTAATGGTGCAGGAAAATCAACACTTTTGAAAATCTTGGCAGGAAAAACATTGATTAGAAAAGGTCAGTTGCGTCTTGGTGGTTTTGATCCATTTGAGTTTTCTTCGCTGGCTCGTTCTGTGACTCAACACAATTCCGATATCAATAGTTACATTACGTATTTGGGTACAGAATGGATTACAAATAGCGTTATCAAACGAGATATTCCGGTGAACTTGCTCTTATCATCAATTGGAGGTGAAGAGAaccaagaaagaagaaacttaTTGGTTGATCTTTTGGATATCGACCCTGGTTGGTCAATGATCAATCTCTCTGATGGTGAACGTCGTCGTGTTCAAATTGCAATGGGGTTGATCAAGCCATGGAAATTGCTTTTGTTGGATGAAGTAACCATCGATTTGGATGTGGTTGTGCGGTCAAAATTATTAAACTATCTAAAACAAGAGTGTGTTAACCGCAATTGTTGTGTTGTTTATGCAACGCATATTTTTGATGGCTTGGGAAATGAATGGTGTGATCGCATTTTGCATATTGATGCAGGTATTATTATCAATGATGTCAAGATGAAAGACGTTGAATTTGGAGATGTAAAAACTGATACCGGTGGGGATGTAGACGTGAGTGGCGGAGACAAGCTGATCAAGGTGAATAAGTCCAATACATTACACCCATTGGCATTGTACTGGTTGAATATGGATCTCAAAAGACGTGGaacaagagaagaagagaaattgaGAATGGCGCAAAGACATTTGGATTGGATTAATCTGAGAGATGGAGGTTACTACGATGCTAGTGATGACAAGTTGAAACAATATTTCAAGAGCACAAGAAGTGAGAGATAA